The stretch of DNA aacactgagtttagttgtcttatacaatttcttgtttgtctcagtctgttgtttatatcttcttctgttgttccctggttcgatattatggttcctaaatacttgaatttatctgttccatttatttgtcttccctcgtctatctctaggtttctcatatccttgttttctgttgttaggtattcggttttctctaagtttatttccattcagttgtttttatattcttcttttagttttctgagcataaagctgagatcttcttcatcttgtgcgatgactacttgatcgtcggcaaaacttaaggtgtataggtattcgtctcttactggtatgcccattccttcgcactttctcctccatggtttgagtgtcttttccaagaatattttaaacagagtaggggacgtagcacagccacaatatataaagaatagtaggaaaatgtaacgtGTCTTTCACACACTATACAataaatccaaaacgctgattgaattattaaattaccactttaaatatgtagaacacaataattattgtataaatacacaataattaataatattttatattatatttaggtatagatacctaatattaggcttatgaaaaagtagatagaacgagtctgttgcgagtagcatgcgcctacaggactgtatctgcggcggccttgtggactatcactggTTGTGTTCCTCttcatgtgttagcagtagaaaagagacatctctatgggagaaaaaagcatttgacaacagctataaaaaaaaaagaagaaagggaggaaagatggcaagaagagtggaacaacaaggaatatgtcgctcagtggacaaagatgctgatcccgagcctaagggactgggtagattgtctgttttagggcgtatcttcataggttcagaaagacagatacagataaatgcctatactgcgaatattccgacattgttactcacacaatgctggagtgtaatagatgtacagtggagagaaacagaatgtataaagaaataggtatgaaccctgtgactgtaagagagatgatcgtgaagatgacgggaaatacggagggatggaatagtgttcacaattacatccgagcagtcattaaaaaaaagaagaagaagagaaacaccaaccgggctaacgacagagataagatctaattactattttaatgggaataagtcgcaattgaaagttaaaataagtttagtgacgtttgaatctttgatatttgatcttgcactgataactccaacaattaatagaaaaaagaatagcggttggtaccgaagtacatctagccttcatcgacgtagaaaaggcgtataatacagttccaagactacAGTTCCAAGACGCCCATAAATTGTGGCAatcttaacaacaactcgacattagtccataccttttaggaataatcacagaagtatacagggataacactacttacctaaaaatcggatatagactatcagagccaataaaagtaactaaaggactaaaataaggatgcagtatgtcacccttactgtttaatttatatattgaggcagccctccaaaattggaaaaaccactgccaaggaataggaatccccataggaaatgacgtactgttctccctgaactttgcggatgaccaagtcatcctagctcgagattcttatgatctagaatttgtgataaagcgtctatagagagaatttttaaaatgggggttacaagtcatcatgaagaaaacagaatatttacttagttatcaattcaaaagcaaggtttgaagtgttgatagacaaggacgtggaaatcaaacaagtggaaaaatttaaatatttaggtccactcattgctacgaacggcttggaagaaaccgaaattaaacacgaattaatcagggacgtaaaattgtaggatgtctgaactccttatggtgggatcacaacagttccaaaaggaacaaaaaaagaatagggaaaCCATTTTTGAATCAATtatttgttatggctctgaagtatggacaattaatgcagacctgaagagaagattgctGGCATttaaaatggattatttgagaagaagtgctagaacatcaaggcaggaaaggaagaccaacgaatctataagaaacaatatgaatgctacagaaacggtcattgacagaatataaagaagaggttcaaaattgtttggacatctattgagaatgcctgacgaacgttggccccaaaaacctCACAACGATATATGgcgaatacggcgatagccgacttcaaaatgtattgtatttacaagttggattaatatcaaacgtcaataaccttattttaaacttcaattgtggcttattcccattaaaatagtaattattttaaaatgacacaagaaaatagctttagaacaataggTAAGATCTAGATatgagaagggagtgttccaaaaatgccttcagccttacagtggccaccccactttcggggTATGGTACGTGCGACCGTCAAcagcgcacaagtaagagaggatggttttagttggtaggcaggataatagatacctgaatctttggcactgttatctttagtactttaaattaaactaaaacccaatttttagggactcaaaatggaggtagcataaaaaaatttcaaaaccccccccccccctaagacaaattctgggtgcgccactgctttaacatgaacagaacctccacttccttcaaatttcggccgtgtttccaacttacatttcgtctcgtcttctttgtctctactgtaattggattgtttcctctctctgctgtccctttttataaatagtaaataaaatagaactttgcttATTACCGACAAACAATATTTGGTAATTATTTAGTAAGCCGGAACGCCTCAAAAATGCcaaattttttgtggacttcgccgaaaaagtgaaaaaaaacctcaaattttaatgtttttttgctttaaactagtaaaagtgcccaaataatcaaaaatacagaaaaaataacaaaaaaagtagtatgaataaaaaaaattacataaaaagcaaagaaaagtatatatacatgtcttaataaaaaaaacgtaactaaaacatattaaatctcactgttttttactgttaaattatgaaaaaatgggtaaaattgtttaaaataatcaagatttttaatattttaaaacaatatggcggccatgcgcaagaagttaaattttatgtacttttgacattgttgccagttttaacctttaaaagatataaaaatttcatgaaaattaccTTAATTAAAACAGGTGGATACAATCTTAATAACCACGTGCAAAACGAGTACCCGTTAACCAtcgtcttattttattattaaaaatgtaaaccaataactcaaatctaacctaacactggtaaaaaaaagcagtaatataaataaaaaaaatgttataatataattaaaaatcaaaatttttatatttcataagaaaacatgaaattaaaactaaaccaacgtaaccaaatctaacctaacgctggtaaaaaagcagtaataataataaaattttgtataattaaaaatcaaaatttttatatttcataagaaaacatgaaattagaactaaaccaacgtaaccaaatctaacctaacgctggtaaaaaagcagtaataagaataaaattttatcaaaatttttattgttcataagaaaacgtgataataaacgtatagtaacgtaaccaaatctaaactgacccttgtaaaaaagctatacttttcagttaaaagtaggtaataatttataaactttacgttttaggtaaatttttatttttcattagaaaacataattttgaataactatGGCAACACTGGTTAAAATTACCCTTCTTGATCATAAGAAACAGTTGTCAGTCCTGCCATTTCTTGTTGTTTCGTGGTAAATAATGGCGAATAATGGCGGTGGCTTTTGAAAATCGGGCATATTTTAAATCggaattacataaaaaagaacgctttgcaccgaataaaaatcattgcacaATCATAAGTAAGTGAAGGAaaattcattgatataaatttcatctccgTAGACACGGTTCCGGTTTATTAAACTAGTAcccaatatttatttatttacaccatataataaatagttatgttaaattataacaactaaaatatattttttaaatatatactatccAAAATTTGATGgatttagtatacacttccactatttagaataattcttcttttttaaagaaagaagtctgcaatagtaggatacttgagctataatactgagaagtaggaattgttgtgttgtaggtttccgacaatgaatctgtcaaaatatgcctgagccagagaacaaccgaacacatcGGTTTTTCTATGCCTGAGGGTGGCCTGAGCCCCGAGCCCGAGCATTTGATTACATTGTATCAATTTACCGCGTTTTTTCTTCAGTTAAAGCCAGAGTATATACCCCCATATTATAGAGTCTTAAGTACCTGTGGTGTTTAGTTACTGATTAGTTTATTTTACTGTATAGTAGTTTTTTTGTAAAACAAactttttatttgccattgtatatctggttttgtacctttttcaaaatGCGCTGTGCAGTTGCTTGTTGCAATAATGACAATGaagataaagataaaatctttaggtttcatacattccctaaagatagcgtgaccagaaaactgtggataaTATCTTGTTGTAGACAGGATaaatttaattgtaatactgcaagaatttgttctaaacattttaaaacagAAGATTatcaaagaaatctacaacaggaacttttaaattacgtttctaaaaagggtctgaaactcaaacctgaggcagtacctagtcttcaTTTGCCTAAATCAAAATCGGCTTCCCTTTcaaacaacaaaaagaaaaaggtACAAAGAGCTAAACACAGAGCTTCCAAAAAGTGTGTTGAgaagcttcttactacttctaggtcaacgacgtaagtctaaatctttattttaattattagtcATAAAAAATATCAATGCATAGGTTGATAGGTACAATCAATTTTTATGCCTAGAAAGGAAAAGCATACTTTTCTTTTCAGTAGGTATAATGTTTTACATTGTTCTAAAAGGATATTAcctatcatgaatgtgttgcttgtgtgcatccatttcaaataggtaaaagaaataaaaaattagacattaaatgctttttatcaaaaatttgttaattacgagtcaaagaaattgcacacccacaaaatagtaaaactaatttcattcattgtcatataactgtcctcttactgtaaaaaatttcaataaattaacacacatttctaaaatatatctcttgaatataatatataaataactttaataatttaaataatatacatcACTTTCCTctaacaatcacatataccttactcctatttcatttgttaacatctctcccctcaagaaacttcctcgttaattgtccTACAGTTACAACATCCCATcgaaccgaagatcacccattatcagcaatacaggatagtttgagctatgtatcacgaatcattatctaaaaattcttgtaccggcaccatttaatttactttgtaccgtttgacctgaagatgctttgcaaagtttaGAAAGCCAAACcagtcgttttggtagtaaaattaaattgattgtgagtaagtctaattttatttcttttacatatttGATATTACCTATCTTTCTaataaaatgataaataaatCTCACATCAGATGCACCAGAACCATCTGCATGGATGGTGGCTGGCATCAATTCACTACTTGTTTTAgtcttaataaaaatatatatgatattttTTCAGTCAAGTCAAAGTTCAAGCTCAAGAAGGAAATTGTAGCCAACTTAATATTGAAGATGTACCATCAACATCTAAGTCGATAGGGTATGTTAATAATAATTCCAGTAGCAACTTGGTTGTTttctaaaacttatttaaaaaagtaTGCAGACTAATGTGCTTAATTTTTTAGGGTAAACACTGATCCCACCAATGAGACTTTGGAACTTgtaaattcgaaaaaaaaaattaaacttctaAAAGAACAAGTAGCTGAACTGCTTCAAATAAAATCAGCAgtagaaaaactttttacacCCAGACAATTAAAACATTTGCAAAATCCAAAAATTCCTACTGTATGGTCTGTGGAAGAACTATCCCAAGCTATATCCTTATATTCAGCTGGTACTAAAACCTAccgtttattattaaaaaaaggatATCCTCTGCCTGCGATTTCAACTTTAAAAGCTTGgacaaaaaataattaagatcATTCCTGGCATTTTAAAACCTGTCATTATTATTATAAAGAAATCCGACTTGACAGATGGACAAAAGGTTCGACAAAGTTAATGACAAGCTATTGAAACCCTACAATTACGTACAGGTTGCCATTTCTACATATATAGCACTTCATAGTGTC from Diabrotica undecimpunctata isolate CICGRU chromosome 4, icDiaUnde3, whole genome shotgun sequence encodes:
- the LOC140439518 gene encoding uncharacterized protein, which produces MRCAVACCNNDNEDKDKIFRFHTFPKDSVTRKLWIISCCRQDKFNCNTARICSKHFKTEDYQRNLQQELLNYVSKKGLKLKPEAVPSLHLPKSKSASLSNNKKKKVQRAKHRASKKCVEKLLTTSRSTTQVKVQAQEGNCSQLNIEDVPSTSKSIGVNTDPTNETLELVNSKKKIKLLKEQVAELLQIKSAVEKLFTPRQLKHLQNPKIPTVWSVEELSQAISLYSAGTKTYRLLLKKGYPLPAISTLKAWTKNN